One Streptomyces sp. V4I8 genomic window carries:
- a CDS encoding LPD29 domain-containing protein, with the protein MDYIDTKDVAAELRNRLKGAFPGVKFSVRKGTGTGSAWISVYWTDGPSTADVEEHTRPMQGSQFNGMEDRYESTDNTVTVTVEGRKVTGKPLVDGINTIGRSPTTR; encoded by the coding sequence ATGGACTACATCGACACCAAGGACGTGGCCGCCGAGCTCCGTAACCGCCTGAAGGGCGCGTTCCCCGGCGTGAAGTTCAGCGTGCGTAAGGGCACCGGGACCGGCTCCGCGTGGATCTCCGTCTACTGGACCGACGGCCCCTCCACGGCCGACGTCGAGGAGCACACCCGTCCCATGCAGGGCTCGCAGTTCAACGGCATGGAGGACCGCTACGAGTCCACCGACAACACGGTCACCGTCACCGTCGAGGGCCGGAAGGTCACCGGTAAGCCGCTGGTCGACGGCATCAACACCATCGGGAGATCTCCGACGACGCGCTGA
- a CDS encoding tyrosine-type recombinase/integrase, giving the protein MRSLPGSRPPCSVERNGLRCALEAATLGACTPHYAQWRHQQRSGQTQLELDDWLRVHAEPRPPGDPCRVGACAGTAHARVPLCTYHRERWRRYRKERGLKAATDEDLGAWAAVQHPCLTGFQFSLVALPDLLRHELLYALVERDKQRPTISPVAMRLMVRGLADVDSIAALTGKKLADLGYLDRNCEAHWNDVVRLVRGAFDRFCGIDPLEKPVWELSDLGLRSRTRSGVRTSARRLDVTKVRQDWLRQLLADWIKEATPENAAFRIAYESCVVASRALSRRPGGGDNPSALKVTDMDAVVAEIRGQGRKDGTGPLSSGSRNELLTGFCQLLDFGRRLQILDHLATGFARHPHHKIPYEDSSEDMAGKAIPEVVIAQLDAATDLIGVGLAYGKFPPEVVQAMMCTVYVLLRDTGRRPWEVRWLRTDCLEADGSEYVLIWDNHKSRRNKRRLEISRETAFAIQAWLEIRKSLEVSARSRTFLFPAASSHAYDACIDSGTVAKTLRSWVDSLPTLITDAVDKDGRPLEFDRSRIFAYAFRHTYAQRHADAGTPLHTLRDLMDHKSADTTLGYFRVSLERRRKAVETMRLHVVDRSGQAAPTSSATAYEARSVAVPFGNCTEPSNVKAGGGSCPIRFQCSGCGFYRPDPSFLPAVEDHIRALKADRETARAMQAAEFVIRNITDQIDSYQSVVVGIRIKLAAMPEDERRHLEEASAVLRKVRAAAPLPVLPVPTVPSRSTSDE; this is encoded by the coding sequence GTGCGCTCGCTGCCCGGGTCGAGGCCGCCGTGCTCGGTCGAGCGCAACGGGCTGCGGTGTGCCCTGGAGGCCGCGACACTTGGCGCCTGCACACCGCACTACGCGCAATGGCGCCACCAGCAGCGCAGCGGGCAGACGCAGTTGGAGCTCGACGACTGGCTCAGGGTTCATGCCGAGCCTCGTCCGCCTGGCGATCCGTGCCGGGTCGGTGCCTGCGCCGGCACCGCTCACGCGCGGGTACCGCTGTGCACGTACCACCGGGAACGCTGGCGGCGCTACCGCAAGGAGAGGGGCCTGAAGGCCGCGACCGATGAGGACCTGGGGGCCTGGGCGGCTGTGCAGCACCCGTGCCTGACCGGCTTCCAGTTCTCCCTGGTCGCCCTGCCCGACCTGCTGCGCCACGAGCTCCTCTATGCCTTGGTCGAGCGCGACAAGCAGCGTCCCACGATCAGCCCAGTCGCCATGCGGCTGATGGTCCGCGGCCTGGCCGACGTCGACAGCATCGCCGCCCTGACAGGCAAGAAGCTCGCCGATCTCGGCTATCTGGACCGCAACTGCGAGGCGCACTGGAACGACGTGGTGCGCCTGGTGCGCGGAGCCTTCGACCGGTTCTGCGGCATCGACCCGCTTGAGAAGCCCGTATGGGAGTTGAGTGACCTGGGCCTTCGCTCACGAACCCGTTCCGGCGTACGCACCTCCGCGCGCCGGCTGGACGTCACGAAAGTCCGGCAGGACTGGCTGCGCCAACTCCTCGCGGACTGGATCAAGGAGGCCACGCCCGAGAACGCCGCCTTCCGGATCGCCTACGAAAGCTGCGTGGTCGCTTCCCGCGCTCTGTCCAGGCGGCCCGGCGGCGGGGACAACCCATCCGCGCTCAAGGTCACCGACATGGACGCAGTGGTCGCCGAGATCCGCGGGCAGGGCCGCAAGGACGGAACCGGACCACTGTCCTCGGGCTCCCGCAACGAGCTGCTGACCGGCTTCTGCCAGCTCCTCGACTTCGGCCGGCGCCTGCAGATCCTCGACCACCTCGCCACCGGGTTCGCCCGCCATCCGCACCACAAGATCCCCTACGAGGACTCTTCCGAGGACATGGCCGGCAAGGCCATCCCCGAGGTCGTCATCGCCCAGCTCGACGCCGCGACCGACCTCATCGGCGTCGGGCTCGCCTACGGCAAGTTCCCGCCGGAGGTCGTGCAGGCGATGATGTGCACCGTCTACGTCCTGCTGCGCGACACCGGACGTCGACCCTGGGAGGTGCGCTGGCTGCGCACCGACTGTCTGGAAGCGGACGGCAGCGAGTACGTGCTGATCTGGGATAACCACAAGTCTCGGCGGAACAAGCGCCGCCTGGAGATCAGCCGCGAGACCGCCTTCGCGATCCAGGCGTGGCTCGAGATCCGTAAGTCCCTGGAAGTCTCGGCCCGCTCGCGTACCTTCCTGTTCCCCGCGGCGTCGAGCCATGCCTACGACGCGTGCATCGACTCCGGCACCGTGGCCAAGACGCTGCGGAGCTGGGTCGACAGCCTGCCGACACTGATCACTGACGCCGTCGACAAGGACGGCAGGCCGCTGGAGTTCGATCGCAGCCGGATCTTCGCCTACGCCTTCCGGCACACCTACGCTCAGCGGCACGCGGACGCCGGAACGCCCCTGCACACCCTGCGTGACCTCATGGATCACAAATCAGCCGATACCACTCTTGGGTACTTCCGGGTCTCTCTCGAGCGGCGCCGCAAGGCGGTTGAGACGATGCGGCTTCACGTCGTGGACCGCTCTGGGCAGGCGGCGCCGACCTCGTCGGCCACGGCGTACGAAGCGCGCTCGGTGGCCGTGCCGTTCGGGAACTGCACCGAGCCGTCGAACGTGAAGGCCGGCGGCGGCAGTTGCCCGATCCGCTTCCAGTGTTCCGGCTGCGGCTTCTACCGCCCCGACCCCTCGTTCCTTCCGGCCGTCGAAGATCACATCCGTGCGCTCAAGGCCGACCGGGAGACCGCTCGGGCCATGCAGGCTGCCGAGTTCGTCATCCGCAACATCACCGACCAGATCGACTCCTACCAGTCCGTCGTGGTCGGCATCCGCATCAAACTCGCCGCGATGCCCGAGGACGAGCGGCGCCATCTCGAAGAAGCGTCCGCAGTGCTGCGCAAGGTCCGCGCCGCAGCCCCGCTTCCGGTCCTTCCCGTTCCCACGGTCCCCTCCAGGAGCACGTCCGATGAGTGA
- the istB gene encoding IS21-like element helper ATPase IstB yields the protein MPRPATASGDDEGEEEPGAVEKTTTARTAAAASSRRTGRQTLTDLAFLARAMKAPALLDAAERLAERARKESWTHAEYLVAVLQREVSARESHGGEARVRAARFPAVKTVEELDVTHLRGITRQQLAHLGTLDFIAGKENAVFLGPPGTGKTHLAIGLAVRACQAGHRVAFATASEWVDRLAAAHAAGRLADELTRLGRYPLIVVDEVGYIPFEAEAANLFFQLISNRYERASVIVTSNKPFGRWGEVFGDETVAAAMIDRLVHHAEVHSFKGDSYRMRGRELGRIPTDNQDD from the coding sequence ATGCCCCGCCCCGCGACAGCCTCCGGCGACGACGAAGGCGAGGAAGAGCCCGGCGCCGTCGAGAAGACCACCACCGCCAGGACGGCAGCGGCGGCATCCTCCCGTCGGACGGGCCGGCAGACCTTGACTGACCTGGCTTTCCTCGCCCGCGCGATGAAGGCCCCGGCCCTGCTGGACGCCGCCGAACGGCTGGCCGAACGCGCCCGCAAGGAGTCCTGGACGCACGCCGAATACCTCGTCGCCGTGCTCCAGCGCGAGGTGAGCGCCCGCGAATCGCACGGCGGCGAGGCCCGCGTCCGCGCGGCGAGGTTCCCCGCCGTCAAAACGGTCGAGGAACTCGACGTCACCCATCTGCGCGGGATAACGCGCCAACAGCTCGCGCATCTGGGTACGTTGGACTTCATCGCCGGGAAGGAGAACGCCGTTTTCCTGGGTCCGCCCGGGACCGGAAAGACACACCTGGCGATCGGGCTCGCGGTCAGAGCCTGCCAGGCCGGACACCGCGTCGCCTTCGCGACCGCCTCCGAGTGGGTCGACCGGCTCGCCGCCGCCCACGCAGCCGGCCGTCTGGCCGACGAGCTCACCAGACTGGGCCGCTACCCGCTGATCGTGGTGGACGAGGTCGGCTACATCCCCTTCGAGGCCGAAGCCGCGAACCTGTTCTTCCAGCTCATCTCGAACAGATACGAACGCGCGTCCGTGATCGTCACCAGCAACAAGCCCTTCGGACGCTGGGGAGAGGTCTTCGGCGACGAGACCGTGGCCGCCGCCATGATCGACCGCCTCGTCCACCACGCCGAGGTCCACTCGTTCAAGGGCGATTCGTATCGCATGCGCGGCCGCGAACTCGGACGCATCCCCACCGACAACCAAGACGACTGA
- a CDS encoding Tc toxin subunit A: MDARDAAVRRLAPDDTKPDEVSAAEQFVAWSGGHRPLETALAAPGAVPGFRTIALQNGLDDLVTALGRSAPPAGLPGHTAKERRTAFARQLRTGLFRREPTAVLQRMVQDDEISVGGAAEQAGVVRVLGNLGDGFDLRRNSLTSALQAPGALDGVPEDQRKGVTEGLKTLQRVQAISPTPEAVAAVIGTGNRSAMAVAMTPRDQFLRRVEGQLNSATAVATHENAVRVQIRNEDALAAMRQQITGSGIQLADGTLSQRERLERVQTAADATGATLDVQGLFGDLDFCECDDCLSVYSPAAYLVELLQYLRNNNLEPGKPAVPGIEGTPLEKLLRRRPDLGCLELTCENTNVVLPYIDLVNEIMESFVVHLGEYAQDTHDPKQVTLETFNVRTETSGELQAQPQHINQEAYCILKSAAFPIGLPYHQPIDRMRIWLRAMKTTRFDVLDRFRSGPPTSDTKNADPDDLPQIGELWAALRQRAADAEFLGLTQEQYVILTREAFPPRDYLELCTGGTISPRQYRRRIGVRPVHEYYGYGSADDMLDADETRRLGLTFVKDQLLPRTGLTYAELVEILRTRFVNPVMPSGPALRLTLAIQASYQFLQTLVDTGTGDPKRRFGKVIEFLVSQQGVVPGLWRRLSQDGPCGPQTEEDRLTRAEITAWVHCWFERLGRLIVLDSGERPRLPISGDLFGPVGFEGWGKFGHLDHAGSITDLDGAPTGGVDPDGKAVLSTGQVLSSIQILSPEGFVIGETDGNGFLIRPASPREEGAPGETGPGSRIRWLPPADSCDLDPVRLIHLDGSAVTKAEYGRIQRFARLWRALGWTVPETDRALAGLGTGDGPAMEDPDETEDGDETGSTAWDLEDDCGCSTEECGEHDAACPPLPGPARISAGFLHEVTFVSRVMERTGLELDRVLTFWNDIDSAGDDSLYTRIFLRHNVLGTDDVFRPDAHGQALVDAGPITDHLAGLQAALGMGAQDIAVLITELGLPDELTVHTLSALLRYAVLGRWLRLKTPDLVRLRAVFGDPFVNAETTWAFLEDWQRADEAGLSLRQLDFALTAHDDIRRPLAPSSVTVLRLTKTLYDGLTAIDQQHADLGDDDEALATLERVRTESSVGGG, encoded by the coding sequence ATGGATGCTCGTGACGCCGCCGTCCGTCGGCTGGCCCCGGACGACACCAAGCCCGACGAGGTCTCTGCGGCCGAGCAGTTCGTCGCCTGGAGCGGCGGCCACCGGCCTCTCGAGACGGCGCTTGCGGCTCCGGGCGCCGTGCCCGGCTTTCGAACAATCGCCCTGCAGAACGGACTCGACGACCTAGTGACGGCGCTCGGCCGCTCCGCACCGCCGGCCGGCCTGCCCGGCCACACGGCAAAGGAGCGCCGTACGGCGTTCGCCCGGCAGCTTCGCACCGGACTGTTCCGGCGCGAGCCCACCGCGGTCCTCCAGCGGATGGTGCAGGACGACGAGATCTCCGTCGGTGGTGCCGCCGAGCAGGCTGGCGTGGTGCGGGTGCTCGGCAACCTGGGCGACGGGTTCGATCTGCGGAGGAACTCGCTCACCTCCGCCCTCCAGGCTCCGGGTGCTTTGGACGGCGTTCCTGAGGATCAGCGGAAGGGCGTGACCGAGGGGCTGAAGACTCTGCAGCGCGTGCAGGCGATCAGCCCCACGCCGGAAGCCGTGGCCGCGGTGATCGGCACTGGCAACCGGTCAGCCATGGCCGTGGCGATGACGCCACGCGACCAGTTCCTCCGCCGGGTGGAGGGCCAGCTGAATTCGGCCACGGCCGTTGCGACGCATGAGAATGCGGTGCGGGTGCAGATCCGCAACGAGGACGCGCTCGCGGCGATGCGCCAGCAGATCACCGGCTCCGGGATCCAGCTGGCCGACGGCACGCTCTCCCAGCGCGAGCGTCTCGAGCGGGTGCAGACGGCGGCCGACGCCACCGGGGCGACCCTCGACGTCCAGGGCCTGTTCGGCGATCTGGACTTCTGCGAGTGCGACGACTGCCTGTCGGTCTACAGCCCGGCCGCCTATCTCGTGGAGCTGCTGCAGTATCTGCGGAACAACAACCTGGAACCGGGTAAGCCGGCCGTGCCAGGGATCGAGGGGACACCGCTGGAGAAGCTGCTGCGACGCCGACCAGATCTGGGCTGCCTCGAACTCACCTGCGAGAACACCAATGTGGTGCTGCCGTACATCGACCTGGTCAACGAGATCATGGAGAGTTTCGTCGTCCACCTCGGCGAATACGCCCAGGACACGCACGATCCCAAGCAGGTCACGCTCGAGACCTTCAACGTGCGGACCGAGACCAGTGGCGAACTGCAGGCGCAACCGCAGCACATCAACCAGGAGGCCTACTGCATCCTGAAAAGCGCGGCCTTCCCGATCGGACTGCCCTACCACCAGCCGATCGACCGGATGCGGATCTGGTTGCGCGCGATGAAGACCACGCGGTTCGACGTGCTCGACCGGTTCCGCAGCGGGCCGCCGACCAGTGACACGAAGAACGCGGACCCGGACGACCTTCCGCAGATCGGGGAACTCTGGGCAGCACTGCGGCAGCGCGCGGCGGATGCAGAGTTCCTCGGTCTCACCCAGGAGCAGTACGTCATCCTCACCCGCGAGGCGTTCCCGCCCCGCGACTATCTCGAACTGTGCACTGGCGGAACGATCAGCCCGCGGCAGTACCGACGGCGGATCGGTGTCCGTCCGGTGCACGAGTACTACGGGTACGGGTCCGCGGACGACATGCTGGACGCCGACGAGACCCGCCGCCTGGGCCTCACGTTCGTCAAGGACCAGCTCCTGCCACGGACCGGCCTGACCTACGCCGAACTCGTCGAGATCCTGCGGACCCGGTTCGTCAACCCGGTGATGCCGAGCGGGCCCGCGCTGAGGCTGACGCTGGCAATCCAGGCGAGCTACCAATTCCTGCAGACCCTGGTCGATACCGGAACAGGCGATCCGAAGCGGCGTTTTGGCAAGGTCATCGAGTTCTTAGTCTCCCAGCAGGGTGTGGTTCCGGGGCTCTGGCGGCGGCTGAGCCAGGACGGACCGTGCGGGCCGCAGACTGAGGAGGACAGGCTTACCCGCGCGGAGATCACCGCGTGGGTCCACTGCTGGTTCGAGCGGCTCGGCCGGCTGATCGTGCTCGACTCCGGTGAACGCCCGCGTCTGCCGATCTCCGGTGATCTGTTCGGACCCGTCGGCTTCGAGGGGTGGGGCAAGTTCGGCCACCTCGACCATGCCGGCTCCATCACAGACCTCGACGGCGCTCCCACCGGAGGCGTGGACCCGGACGGGAAGGCAGTCCTCAGCACCGGGCAGGTGCTGAGCAGCATTCAGATCCTCAGCCCCGAGGGTTTCGTGATCGGCGAGACCGACGGGAACGGCTTCCTGATCCGGCCCGCCTCGCCCCGGGAAGAGGGGGCACCCGGTGAGACCGGGCCGGGCTCACGGATCCGCTGGCTGCCGCCGGCCGACTCCTGCGACCTGGACCCGGTGCGGCTGATCCACCTGGACGGGTCCGCCGTCACCAAGGCGGAGTACGGACGGATCCAGCGATTCGCCCGGCTGTGGCGGGCACTCGGCTGGACCGTGCCCGAGACGGACCGGGCACTGGCCGGACTGGGCACCGGCGACGGCCCCGCTATGGAAGATCCGGACGAGACCGAGGACGGCGACGAGACCGGCTCGACCGCATGGGATCTCGAGGACGATTGCGGGTGTTCGACCGAAGAGTGCGGCGAGCACGACGCCGCATGCCCGCCGCTCCCCGGCCCGGCCCGGATCAGCGCGGGCTTTCTGCACGAGGTCACCTTCGTCAGCCGCGTCATGGAGCGGACGGGCCTCGAACTGGACCGCGTGCTGACGTTCTGGAATGACATCGACTCGGCTGGGGACGACTCGCTCTATACGCGGATCTTCCTGCGGCACAACGTGCTAGGCACCGATGACGTCTTCCGCCCGGACGCCCACGGCCAGGCCCTGGTGGACGCCGGGCCGATCACAGATCACCTTGCCGGGCTCCAGGCCGCGCTCGGTATGGGAGCACAGGACATCGCCGTCCTGATCACGGAACTCGGCCTGCCGGACGAGCTCACGGTCCATACGCTTTCTGCGCTGTTGCGCTACGCGGTGCTGGGCCGCTGGCTGAGGCTCAAGACACCGGACCTGGTCCGGCTCCGGGCAGTGTTCGGTGATCCCTTCGTGAACGCCGAGACCACTTGGGCCTTCCTCGAGGACTGGCAGCGCGCCGACGAGGCCGGGCTGTCGCTGCGACAGCTTGATTTCGCTCTGACCGCGCACGACGATATCCGGCGCCCGCTCGCGCCGTCGTCGGTCACGGTGCTCCGGCTGACCAAGACGCTCTACGACGGGCTGACCGCCATCGATCAGCAGCATGCGGATCTGGGCGATGACGACGAGGCGCTCGCGACGCTGGAGCGCGTCCGCACCGAGAGCAGTGTCGGCGGCGGGTGA
- a CDS encoding tyrosine-type recombinase/integrase → MIVGADDYVLHDEGSLFLAALRNAGKAYHTERTYAGRTALYLSYCTFHRLPWAQVTVWQLARFLHWLVEEPLPSRSRAGGGPERFRDTNTANAIVGTVCEFLAFGSRMGWVDHELTDQLTEPRYLRYLPPNFNPGENDQHRTVRSRQLKFASVDSGIEWLTVDQIARLAETTRHARDRFLVLLLWCTGMRIGEALGLRREDMHLLPDAQAFGCQEKGPHVHVRRRLNSNGAWAKSRRPRAIPVTSDLVGCYTDYLYERAAIPEAEFTEQVLVNLFRAPLGRAMTYSNAKDLFDRLARRADLIARPHMVRHGAATEWIRQGHDRAVVKDLLGHESDSSMGVYVHTSDEERRAAVERADARRRELAR, encoded by the coding sequence GTGATAGTTGGGGCGGACGACTACGTCCTCCACGACGAGGGCTCGCTCTTCCTCGCAGCGCTACGCAACGCCGGCAAGGCGTACCACACCGAACGCACGTACGCAGGTCGGACGGCGCTCTATCTCTCGTACTGCACGTTCCACAGGCTCCCGTGGGCTCAGGTGACCGTGTGGCAGCTGGCCCGGTTCCTGCACTGGCTCGTCGAAGAGCCACTGCCGTCGAGGAGCCGGGCGGGCGGCGGGCCGGAACGATTCCGCGACACGAACACCGCGAACGCGATCGTCGGCACGGTCTGCGAGTTCCTGGCCTTCGGCAGCCGGATGGGCTGGGTCGACCACGAGCTGACCGACCAGCTCACCGAGCCACGGTACCTGCGCTACCTACCGCCCAACTTCAACCCGGGCGAGAACGACCAGCACCGAACGGTGCGCTCGCGACAGCTCAAATTCGCGTCGGTGGACTCCGGGATCGAATGGCTGACGGTCGACCAGATCGCCCGCCTGGCCGAGACCACGCGCCATGCTCGGGACCGCTTCCTGGTCCTGCTGCTGTGGTGCACGGGCATGCGGATCGGCGAGGCACTCGGGCTACGACGGGAGGACATGCACCTGTTGCCCGACGCGCAGGCCTTCGGCTGCCAGGAAAAGGGCCCGCACGTCCACGTACGGCGCCGTCTGAACAGCAACGGAGCATGGGCGAAGTCCCGGCGGCCGCGCGCCATCCCGGTGACCAGCGACCTGGTCGGCTGCTACACCGACTACCTGTACGAGCGCGCGGCCATACCCGAGGCTGAGTTCACTGAGCAGGTTCTGGTCAACCTGTTCCGCGCCCCGCTGGGCCGCGCGATGACCTACTCGAACGCCAAGGACCTGTTCGACCGGCTCGCCCGCCGAGCCGATCTGATCGCCCGTCCGCACATGGTGCGCCACGGGGCCGCCACCGAGTGGATCCGCCAGGGGCACGATCGCGCGGTGGTAAAGGACCTGCTTGGCCACGAGTCGGACTCCTCAATGGGCGTGTACGTCCACACCTCCGACGAGGAACGCCGGGCTGCGGTCGAGCGGGCCGACGCTCGACGCCGGGAGCTGGCCCGATGA
- a CDS encoding ParB/RepB/Spo0J family partition protein: MSDTATTTTPMQRVTLQLGQIRVNENNVRQDLNLDEKFLKSIAANGVKVPVVVLPLGEDTYELKMGHRRYFAARATKETEEEQDAIEVPAYVLDPSLREAGEDFIDQLIENDDDYRRGLTDLEQADALFGAVGAGMKQARVAELTGRSRKAVSQAVKTAKTVGERTRSALAETGTYDLDLEALGVLGEFDDDPAAVDRLLEAYRAGRFEFQVQWERDDREEQQARAKVRPQLQEAGGRLAEDADTLPPTAELLRELPGPDGEPLSAQAHAECPGHVATWAENPGEPGEVGTSAPTPTGSATCRPRRTTRRRTATATSSRPRWRRPSRRSRRASTSRRATRPTTPPRRPGRRG; this comes from the coding sequence GTGAGCGACACCGCAACAACAACGACACCGATGCAGCGGGTCACCCTGCAGCTCGGCCAGATCCGCGTCAACGAGAACAACGTCCGCCAGGACCTCAACCTGGACGAGAAGTTCCTCAAGTCCATCGCGGCCAACGGCGTGAAGGTCCCCGTCGTGGTCCTCCCCCTCGGCGAGGACACCTACGAGCTGAAGATGGGCCACCGGCGCTACTTCGCCGCCCGGGCCACCAAGGAGACCGAGGAGGAGCAGGACGCGATCGAGGTCCCCGCGTACGTGCTCGACCCCTCCCTGCGCGAGGCGGGCGAGGACTTCATCGACCAGCTCATCGAGAACGACGACGACTACCGCCGGGGCCTGACCGACCTGGAGCAGGCCGACGCCCTGTTCGGCGCGGTCGGCGCGGGCATGAAGCAGGCCAGGGTGGCTGAGCTCACCGGCCGCTCCCGCAAAGCCGTGTCCCAGGCGGTGAAGACCGCCAAGACCGTCGGCGAGCGGACCCGTTCGGCGCTCGCCGAGACCGGCACGTACGACCTCGACCTCGAAGCGCTCGGTGTGCTGGGCGAGTTCGACGACGACCCCGCCGCCGTAGACCGGCTGCTGGAGGCCTACCGCGCTGGCCGGTTCGAGTTCCAGGTGCAGTGGGAGCGCGACGACCGCGAAGAGCAGCAGGCCCGCGCGAAGGTCCGCCCGCAGCTCCAGGAGGCCGGGGGCCGCCTGGCCGAGGACGCCGACACGCTTCCCCCGACCGCCGAGCTGCTCAGGGAGCTTCCCGGCCCGGACGGCGAGCCGCTGAGTGCCCAGGCGCACGCCGAGTGCCCCGGCCACGTGGCGACCTGGGCCGAGAACCCCGGCGAGCCCGGCGAGGTGGGTACTTCTGCACCGACCCCGACCGGTTCGGCCACCTGCCGCCCCAGGAGGACAACCAGGAGGCGGACGGCGACGGCGACGAGCAGCCGACCCAGATGGCGCAGACCAAGCCGTCGGAGCCGTCGCGCGAGTACGTCAAGGCGGGCAACAAGGCCTACCACGCCGCCGAGAAGGCCCGGCAGGCGTGGCTGA
- the istA gene encoding IS21 family transposase translates to MILVEDWAEIRRLHRAEQMPIRAIARHLGISKNTVKRALAHDRPPKYERPAKGSVVDAVEVQIRELLRETPTMPATVIAERIGWDRGMTVLKERVRDLRPAYIPVDPVSRTTYRPGELAQCDLWFPDAEIPLGYGQTGQPPVLVMVSGYSRMIAARMLPSRRTGDLIDGHWRLLSAWGAVPKMLVWDNESGIGRGKVTGEFAAFAGLLSTRIYLCRPRDPETKGLVERANGYLETSFLPGRHFSGPNDFNAQLGEWLKVANRRRHRALQARPSERWEADKSGMIALPPVDPPSWWRFSIRLGRDHYVRIDTNDYSVDPAAIGRTVTVLCDNDEVIVLATGGEIVAQHPRCWAKHQTLTDPQHAATGTRMRQGVHRQQAARQSRLAASSGPMVEVEQRELDTYDRLFTVIDGGGDKEAS, encoded by the coding sequence GTGATCCTTGTGGAGGACTGGGCAGAGATCCGTCGGTTGCACCGGGCCGAGCAGATGCCGATCAGGGCGATCGCCCGCCATCTGGGCATTTCGAAGAACACGGTGAAGCGGGCGCTGGCGCACGACCGGCCGCCGAAGTACGAGAGGCCGGCCAAGGGCTCGGTGGTGGACGCGGTCGAGGTGCAGATCCGCGAGCTGCTGCGGGAGACGCCGACGATGCCCGCGACGGTGATCGCCGAGCGGATCGGCTGGGACCGCGGGATGACCGTGCTCAAGGAGCGGGTCCGCGACCTGCGTCCCGCCTATATCCCGGTGGACCCGGTGTCGCGGACGACGTATCGGCCGGGTGAGCTGGCCCAGTGCGACCTGTGGTTCCCCGACGCGGAGATCCCGCTCGGCTACGGGCAGACCGGGCAGCCGCCGGTGCTGGTGATGGTGTCCGGCTACTCGCGGATGATCGCCGCGAGGATGCTGCCCTCGCGGCGGACCGGGGACCTGATCGACGGGCACTGGCGGCTGCTGTCCGCCTGGGGCGCCGTCCCGAAGATGCTGGTCTGGGACAACGAGTCCGGGATCGGCCGCGGGAAGGTGACCGGCGAGTTCGCCGCGTTCGCGGGCCTGCTCTCCACCAGGATCTACCTCTGCCGCCCCCGCGATCCAGAAACGAAAGGGCTGGTGGAGCGGGCCAATGGTTACCTGGAGACCAGCTTCCTGCCGGGCCGTCACTTCTCCGGCCCCAACGACTTCAACGCCCAGCTGGGCGAGTGGCTGAAGGTCGCCAACCGGCGCCGGCACCGCGCTCTGCAGGCCCGTCCGAGCGAGCGGTGGGAGGCGGACAAGTCCGGGATGATCGCGCTGCCGCCGGTCGACCCGCCGTCCTGGTGGCGTTTCTCCATCCGGCTCGGCCGCGACCACTACGTCCGCATCGACACCAACGACTACTCCGTCGACCCCGCCGCGATCGGGAGGACGGTGACGGTGCTCTGTGACAACGATGAGGTCATCGTCCTGGCCACCGGCGGGGAGATCGTCGCCCAGCACCCCAGGTGCTGGGCGAAGCACCAGACCCTCACCGACCCCCAACACGCCGCCACCGGCACCCGGATGCGTCAGGGAGTGCACCGTCAGCAGGCAGCCCGCCAGAGCCGGCTGGCTGCTTCGTCCGGCCCGATGGTCGAGGTCGAACAGCGCGAACTGGACACCTATGACCGACTGTTCACCGTCATCGACGGCGGCGGCGACAAGGAGGCGAGCTGA
- a CDS encoding DUF6262 family protein produces MSEPRTPAQVLRDARQKDSRTKRARVLSVVDQLVADEEPITFTAVARAANVSHWLVYADGVREHIEAARQRQSRSTRAEARGQARAPAGWKVEQEIVREENRRLRTEVEGLKAAVRRSLGQQLDHLGTADLGARVDELTAENQKLQDDLAQALARVEELTGKLAEAEDDLASARTSLRRMIRSENL; encoded by the coding sequence ATGAGTGAGCCCCGTACGCCCGCGCAGGTCCTTCGCGATGCCCGGCAGAAGGACTCGCGTACCAAGCGCGCTAGGGTCCTGTCCGTCGTCGATCAGCTCGTCGCCGACGAGGAACCGATCACCTTCACGGCAGTGGCCCGCGCCGCGAACGTCTCACACTGGCTGGTCTACGCCGACGGGGTGCGCGAACACATAGAAGCCGCTCGCCAGCGCCAGTCCCGCAGCACGCGCGCCGAGGCCCGCGGCCAGGCCAGGGCCCCTGCCGGCTGGAAAGTCGAGCAGGAGATCGTGCGCGAGGAGAACCGGCGGCTACGCACCGAAGTTGAGGGGCTCAAGGCGGCAGTCCGCCGGAGCCTGGGCCAGCAACTCGACCATCTCGGCACCGCCGACCTCGGCGCGCGGGTGGACGAACTCACCGCTGAGAACCAGAAACTGCAAGATGACCTTGCCCAGGCTCTGGCCCGGGTCGAGGAGCTGACGGGCAAGCTCGCCGAGGCCGAGGACGATCTGGCCAGCGCGCGGACCAGCCTGCGCCGCATGATCCGGTCCGAGAATCTGTGA